The following are encoded together in the Pseudodesulfovibrio indicus genome:
- a CDS encoding (deoxy)nucleoside triphosphate pyrophosphohydrolase: MTKPLLEVVAGIVWRGGEYLAVQRPEGARMAGWWEFPGGKIEPGESREAALVREFREELDVTPLTFEYWRDLVHEYDEFVVRLHFFHIRSYSGELKGVEGQSMVWVDPNGPVSLDFLPADIAIVEALHS; encoded by the coding sequence GTGACCAAGCCCCTCCTGGAGGTGGTCGCTGGCATCGTCTGGCGCGGCGGCGAGTACCTGGCCGTGCAGCGTCCCGAAGGCGCGCGCATGGCGGGCTGGTGGGAGTTTCCGGGCGGCAAGATCGAGCCGGGCGAAAGCCGTGAGGCGGCTCTGGTTCGCGAGTTCCGCGAGGAGCTGGACGTCACCCCGCTTACGTTCGAGTACTGGCGCGATCTGGTCCACGAGTACGACGAGTTCGTCGTGCGCCTGCATTTCTTCCATATCCGCAGCTATTCCGGCGAATTGAAGGGGGTAGAGGGGCAAAGCATGGTCTGGGTCGATCCAAACGGCCCGGTTTCCCTCGATTTCCTGCCCGCCGACATCGCCATTGTCGAAGCCCTGCATTCATGA
- a CDS encoding methylenetetrahydrofolate reductase, whose amino-acid sequence MRVCDLIQRKSPFLSLEFFPPKEREAWPAFFAVVDKLKVLDPLFASVTYGAGGGTQDNTLEIATRMKRDHGIEPVTHLTSVGASAEKLDAFLDSLRAADIQNVLALRGDPPRGVADFDFNAQEFKHASDVIEHITARYPEMCVGGAAYPEPHCESPSIKSDLDMVLLKVKKGAQFLVTQLFFDNRLYFDYVDRLKAMGSDVPVIPGILPIMSLKSAKFTLSLCGAAIPGKFLSALEKAYEEGGDDAVYALGIDYATKQAQQLIDGGAPGVHLYTLNRAEAVLEIGKNLNI is encoded by the coding sequence TTGCGCGTTTGTGATTTGATCCAAAGGAAGTCCCCGTTCCTCTCCCTGGAGTTCTTTCCGCCCAAGGAAAGAGAAGCCTGGCCCGCATTTTTCGCGGTCGTGGACAAGCTCAAGGTCCTTGATCCCCTGTTCGCGTCCGTGACCTATGGCGCGGGCGGCGGCACCCAGGACAACACCCTGGAGATCGCCACCCGAATGAAACGGGACCACGGCATAGAGCCCGTCACCCATCTGACCAGCGTCGGCGCTTCCGCCGAAAAGCTGGACGCCTTCCTGGACTCCCTGCGCGCCGCCGATATCCAGAACGTTCTGGCCCTGCGCGGCGATCCGCCCCGGGGCGTGGCGGATTTCGACTTCAACGCCCAGGAGTTCAAGCACGCCTCGGACGTCATCGAGCACATCACCGCCAGATATCCCGAGATGTGCGTTGGCGGCGCGGCCTATCCCGAGCCCCATTGCGAGTCTCCGTCCATCAAGTCCGACCTGGACATGGTCCTTCTCAAGGTGAAGAAGGGCGCGCAGTTCCTCGTGACCCAGCTGTTTTTCGACAACCGGCTCTATTTCGACTATGTGGACCGGCTCAAGGCCATGGGCTCCGACGTGCCGGTCATCCCCGGCATCCTGCCCATCATGAGCCTGAAGTCCGCCAAGTTCACCCTGAGCCTGTGTGGCGCGGCCATCCCGGGCAAGTTCCTGAGCGCTTTGGAAAAAGCGTATGAGGAGGGCGGTGACGATGCCGTGTACGCACTCGGCATCGACTACGCGACCAAACAGGCGCAGCAGCTCATCGACGGAGGCGCTCCGGGCGTGCATCTCTACACGCTCAACCGCGCCGAGGCTGTTCTGGAAATCGGAAAGAATCTCAATATATAG
- a CDS encoding aspartate-semialdehyde dehydrogenase, translating into MSKNFVVAVCGATGAVGQEMLKVLEQRNFPCSEIIPLASARSAGKKVSCQGQELTVRELTKDSFKGVDIALFSAGGAISKEFAPIAAASGCVVVDNSAAWRMDDECPLVVPEVNPHDLDWHKGIIANPNCSTIQMMVALKPIHDEARIKRVVVSTYQAVSGTGQKAIEELENQVRRLMSGQPVVADVYAHQIAFNCLPHIDVFQPNGYTKEEMKMVNETTKIMGDPTIKVTATCVRVPVFYGHSESVNIETEQKLSADDVRSLLAKAPGIIIEDYPEKLAYPMPINAAGEDATYVGRIREDETIDNGINMWIVSDNIRKGAALNTVQIAEVLIERDLVRVP; encoded by the coding sequence ATGAGCAAGAATTTCGTCGTCGCCGTGTGCGGCGCAACGGGCGCGGTGGGTCAGGAAATGCTGAAGGTCCTGGAGCAGAGGAATTTCCCCTGCAGCGAGATCATCCCGCTGGCCTCGGCGCGCAGCGCGGGCAAGAAAGTGTCCTGCCAGGGGCAGGAGCTGACCGTCCGTGAGCTGACCAAGGATTCCTTCAAGGGCGTGGACATCGCCCTGTTCTCCGCCGGCGGCGCCATCAGCAAGGAGTTCGCTCCCATCGCCGCCGCCTCCGGCTGCGTGGTGGTGGACAACTCCGCCGCCTGGCGCATGGATGACGAGTGCCCCCTGGTGGTCCCCGAAGTGAACCCCCACGACCTCGATTGGCACAAGGGCATCATCGCCAACCCCAACTGCTCCACCATCCAGATGATGGTCGCGCTCAAGCCCATCCACGACGAGGCCAGAATCAAGCGCGTGGTCGTCTCCACTTACCAGGCCGTGTCTGGCACCGGACAGAAGGCCATCGAGGAGCTGGAGAACCAGGTGCGCCGCCTCATGTCCGGCCAGCCCGTGGTGGCCGACGTGTACGCCCACCAGATCGCCTTCAACTGTCTGCCGCACATCGACGTCTTCCAGCCCAACGGCTACACCAAGGAAGAGATGAAGATGGTCAACGAGACGACCAAGATCATGGGCGACCCGACCATCAAGGTCACCGCCACCTGCGTGCGCGTGCCGGTCTTCTACGGCCACTCCGAGTCCGTGAACATCGAGACCGAGCAGAAGCTTTCCGCCGACGACGTGCGTTCGCTCCTGGCCAAGGCCCCCGGCATCATCATCGAGGACTACCCGGAGAAGCTCGCCTATCCCATGCCGATCAACGCCGCGGGCGAGGACGCCACCTACGTGGGCCGCATCCGCGAGGACGAGACCATCGACAACGGCATCAACATGTGGATCGTCTCCGACAACATCCGCAAGGGCGCCGCCCTGAACACCGTCCAGATCGCCGAAGTCCTCATCGAGCGCGACCTGGTTCGCGTTCCCTAA
- a CDS encoding aminotransferase class IV: protein MAKVADSKTYLEAMLAVERPGAHEIQAFYEHRVGMICTDPQLMVMPWDDHLVHRGDGIFETMKFVGRKLYQLEPHMARMQRSCEAIYMTPPCSWDEIRELILDVARAGGRENGMVRVLIGRGPGGFGIYPSECPEASLYVVSYDLHPKAESVYEKGVTAFKTSIPAKQSYLATIKSIDYLPNVLMKHEAEEKGYDFPFCFDANGFLAEGATENVCIVDEAGRLVIPEFTNALAGTTLLRAVDLVKNEMPIIFRSISEEEILLAREVIIVGTTGDAIPVVRFNGKPIHNVKPGPVAKRIRELLKQDLIDTGIQL from the coding sequence GTGGCCAAGGTAGCGGATTCCAAGACGTATCTCGAAGCGATGCTGGCCGTCGAGCGGCCCGGCGCGCACGAGATCCAGGCCTTTTACGAGCACCGCGTGGGCATGATCTGCACCGACCCGCAGCTCATGGTCATGCCCTGGGACGACCATCTGGTCCACCGGGGAGACGGCATCTTCGAAACCATGAAGTTCGTGGGCCGGAAACTGTACCAGCTGGAACCGCACATGGCCCGCATGCAGCGGTCCTGCGAGGCCATCTACATGACCCCGCCGTGTTCCTGGGACGAGATCCGGGAGCTGATCCTCGACGTGGCCCGCGCGGGCGGCCGCGAGAACGGCATGGTCCGCGTGCTCATCGGGCGCGGCCCCGGCGGGTTCGGCATCTATCCGTCCGAATGCCCGGAGGCCAGCCTCTACGTTGTCTCCTACGACCTGCACCCCAAGGCCGAGTCGGTCTACGAAAAGGGCGTCACCGCCTTCAAGACCTCCATCCCGGCCAAGCAGTCGTACCTGGCGACCATCAAGTCCATCGACTACCTGCCCAACGTGCTCATGAAGCACGAGGCCGAGGAAAAGGGCTACGACTTCCCGTTCTGCTTCGACGCCAACGGGTTCCTGGCCGAAGGCGCCACCGAGAACGTCTGCATCGTGGACGAGGCGGGCCGCCTGGTCATCCCGGAGTTCACCAACGCCCTGGCCGGGACCACCCTCCTGCGGGCCGTGGACCTGGTCAAGAATGAGATGCCAATCATCTTCCGCAGCATCAGCGAAGAGGAAATCCTCCTGGCGCGTGAAGTGATCATCGTGGGAACCACCGGCGACGCCATCCCCGTGGTCCGCTTCAACGGCAAACCCATCCACAACGTCAAGCCCGGACCGGTCGCCAAACGCATCCGGGAACTCCTCAAGCAAGACCTCATCGACACCGGCATCCAGCTGTAG